A region of Streptomyces deccanensis DNA encodes the following proteins:
- a CDS encoding beta-galactosidase — protein MKRELNVPGLAYGGDYNPEQWPEEVWAEDVRLMREAGVNMVSVNIFSWALLEPREGEYDFTRLDKILALLHENGIAADLATPTAAPPAWFFVKHPDALPVDRDGRTLSYGSRQTFCPSSPAYREAALRIARVLGERYADHPAVVMWHVHNEYGCHNGECHCDTSAAAFRVWLREKYDDDLAALNDAWGTTFWSQWYYDWDEIIPPRATGAVPNPTHQLDWRRFCSDALLSLCKAEREVLLEAAPSTPATTNFMVMFNFDKLDYWRWAPELDIVSNDHYLQSTDPESQIDIALSGDLVRSLAGGSPWLLMEHSTGAVNWQPVNRAKTAGELRRNALSHVARGADGIAYFQWRAAKAGAEQWHSAMLPHAGTDSQIWRDVVQLGADLRSLAEVRGSTGVAEVAIAWDWNAWWAVELPSQPSEKLRFQDLIRAWYEPLWRAGVAVDFVRPDADLSAYKLVLAPSLYLVDDTGAANLTGFAQAGGTLAVGFHSGAVDENCHVRLGGYPGAFRETLGVRTDELFPLLPGETVGLSDGGTASLWSERVALAGAEAVTSYTSGPLTGVPAVTRHTHGSGTAWYVATRPDPTTLAALLDRVREESGVTSVRPTPEGVEAALRRGPEADFLFLINHGDTDAEIEVAADSVDLLTGKTVTTTDAPATVLVPAGEVAVVREPR, from the coding sequence ATGAAGCGCGAACTGAACGTCCCCGGCCTCGCCTACGGCGGCGACTACAACCCCGAGCAGTGGCCCGAGGAGGTCTGGGCCGAGGACGTACGCCTCATGCGCGAGGCGGGCGTGAACATGGTCAGCGTCAACATCTTCTCCTGGGCGCTCCTCGAGCCGCGCGAGGGCGAGTACGACTTCACTCGCCTCGACAAGATCCTGGCGCTGCTGCACGAGAACGGCATCGCCGCCGACCTGGCGACCCCGACGGCGGCCCCGCCGGCCTGGTTCTTCGTCAAGCACCCGGACGCCCTGCCGGTCGACCGGGACGGCCGCACCCTCTCGTACGGCAGCCGCCAGACGTTCTGCCCCTCCAGCCCCGCCTACCGCGAGGCGGCCCTGCGGATCGCCCGCGTGCTGGGCGAGCGGTACGCCGACCACCCGGCCGTGGTCATGTGGCACGTCCACAACGAGTACGGCTGCCACAACGGCGAGTGCCACTGCGACACCAGCGCGGCCGCGTTCCGCGTCTGGCTGCGGGAGAAGTACGACGACGACCTGGCGGCGCTCAACGACGCCTGGGGCACGACGTTCTGGAGCCAGTGGTACTACGACTGGGACGAGATCATCCCGCCGCGCGCGACGGGCGCGGTGCCGAACCCGACGCACCAGCTGGACTGGCGCCGCTTCTGCTCCGACGCGCTGCTGTCGCTGTGCAAGGCGGAGCGGGAGGTGCTGCTGGAGGCGGCCCCCTCCACGCCCGCCACCACCAACTTCATGGTGATGTTCAACTTCGACAAGCTGGACTACTGGCGCTGGGCGCCGGAGCTGGACATCGTCTCCAACGACCACTACCTCCAGTCGACGGACCCCGAGTCGCAGATCGACATCGCGCTCAGCGGCGACCTGGTGCGCTCCCTGGCGGGCGGCAGCCCGTGGCTGCTGATGGAACACTCCACCGGCGCGGTCAACTGGCAGCCCGTCAACCGTGCCAAGACCGCCGGTGAACTGCGCCGCAACGCGCTCTCCCACGTGGCGCGGGGCGCCGACGGCATCGCCTACTTCCAGTGGCGGGCCGCCAAGGCCGGCGCCGAGCAGTGGCACTCGGCGATGCTCCCGCACGCCGGCACCGACAGCCAGATCTGGCGCGACGTGGTCCAACTGGGCGCGGACCTGCGGTCGTTGGCGGAGGTGCGGGGCAGCACGGGCGTCGCCGAGGTCGCCATCGCCTGGGACTGGAACGCCTGGTGGGCGGTGGAACTCCCGTCCCAGCCCAGCGAGAAGCTCCGCTTCCAGGACCTGATCCGCGCCTGGTACGAGCCGCTGTGGCGGGCCGGTGTGGCGGTGGACTTCGTCCGCCCGGACGCGGACCTGTCCGCGTACAAGCTGGTGCTGGCCCCGAGCCTCTACCTGGTGGACGACACGGGCGCTGCCAACCTCACCGGCTTCGCACAGGCCGGCGGCACCCTCGCCGTCGGCTTCCACAGCGGCGCGGTGGACGAGAACTGCCACGTCCGGCTGGGCGGTTACCCGGGCGCCTTCCGCGAGACCCTGGGTGTCCGCACGGACGAACTCTTCCCCCTCCTCCCGGGGGAGACGGTGGGCCTGAGCGACGGCGGTACGGCGTCCCTGTGGTCGGAGCGGGTCGCCCTGGCGGGCGCGGAGGCGGTGACGTCGTACACCTCCGGCCCCCTGACCGGAGTCCCCGCCGTCACCCGCCACACCCACGGCTCCGGCACGGCCTGGTACGTCGCCACCCGCCCGGACCCGACGACCCTCGCCGCCCTCCTGGACCGCGTCCGCGAGGAGTCCGGCGTGACGTCGGTGCGCCCGACCCCGGAGGGCGTGGAGGCGGCCCTGCGCCGCGGCCCGGAGGCCGACTTCCTCTTCCTGATCAACCACGGCGACACCGACGCCGAGATCGAGGTGGCCGCGGACTCCGTCGACCTCCTGACGGGCAAGACCGTCACCACGACCGACGCCCCGGCGACCGTGCTGGTCCCGGCCGGGGAGGTGGCGGTCGTCCGCGAACCCCGCTGA
- a CDS encoding carbohydrate ABC transporter permease, which produces MSTTVDTTAATAARKERTPVRPARIVLHVFLVCMALAWLGPLLWALYAAMRPYGETSEKGYVSWPDSLSFDNFTNAFTQSEMTHYFVNTLIIAVPAVLLTLFLSSMVAFYVSRFDFRINLFLLLVFTAGNLLPQQVIITPLYRLYLLIDLPGITMSGKLYDSALGLVLIHVAFQSGFCAFVLSNYMRSLPHELTEAALVDGASVWRLYWQIVLPLCKPAMAALATLLSIWIYNDFFWALVLISTGENMPITSALNNLSGQYFTDPNLVAAGALLTAIPTLIVYFALQRQFVSGLTLGANKG; this is translated from the coding sequence ATGAGCACCACCGTCGACACCACCGCCGCGACCGCCGCTCGCAAGGAGCGCACACCCGTCCGCCCCGCCCGGATCGTCCTGCACGTCTTCCTCGTCTGCATGGCCCTGGCCTGGCTGGGCCCCCTGCTGTGGGCGCTGTACGCCGCCATGCGCCCCTACGGCGAGACATCCGAGAAGGGCTACGTCTCCTGGCCCGACAGCCTCAGCTTCGACAACTTCACGAACGCGTTCACCCAGTCGGAGATGACGCACTACTTCGTGAACACCCTGATCATCGCCGTCCCGGCGGTGCTGCTGACGCTGTTCCTGTCGTCGATGGTCGCCTTCTACGTCAGCCGCTTCGACTTCCGCATCAACCTCTTTCTGCTGCTGGTCTTCACCGCCGGCAACCTGCTCCCGCAGCAGGTCATCATCACCCCCCTGTACCGGCTCTACCTGCTCATCGACCTGCCCGGCATCACCATGAGCGGCAAGCTGTACGACTCCGCGCTCGGCCTGGTCCTCATCCACGTGGCGTTCCAGTCCGGGTTCTGCGCCTTCGTGCTCAGCAACTACATGCGCTCCCTGCCGCACGAGCTGACCGAGGCGGCGCTGGTCGACGGCGCGTCGGTGTGGCGGCTGTACTGGCAGATCGTGCTCCCGCTGTGCAAGCCCGCGATGGCCGCCCTGGCGACGTTGCTGTCCATCTGGATCTACAACGACTTCTTCTGGGCCCTCGTACTGATCTCCACCGGTGAGAACATGCCGATCACCTCGGCCCTGAACAACCTCTCCGGCCAGTACTTCACCGACCCCAACCTCGTCGCCGCCGGCGCCCTGCTCACCGCCATCCCCACGCTGATCGTGTACTTCGCACTCCAGCGCCAGTTCGTCAGCGGCCTCACCCTCGGCGCCAACAAGGGCTGA
- a CDS encoding carbohydrate ABC transporter permease: protein MTTTPTESPEAATPPPGSGPAAKTSTTATKVPQGHRRLLTRRDRLTLGLMAGLPTILHVALVWVTALASILLAFTTWDGIGFDSIKWVGLHNFTELFTNNPQFWPAVEHNIVWFVALILIPTPLGLFLAVQLDKNIRFSRVYQTAFFLPVVMSLAVIGFVWQLIYNPDTGLINSLIGANEPGHYIDWIGDPDLNLWAILIAASWRHTGYMMILYLAGLKGVDPSLREASALDGANEWQTFKNVIFPTLRPTNTVVLVVTIIEALRAFDLVFVFNKGAEGTELLSILVTNNIIGESSRIGYGSAIAVVLLVISLAVIIPYLIATFRKERRA from the coding sequence ATGACGACCACCCCCACCGAGAGCCCGGAGGCGGCCACGCCGCCTCCGGGCTCCGGCCCTGCCGCAAAGACCTCCACGACCGCCACCAAGGTGCCCCAGGGGCACCGGCGGCTCCTCACCCGCCGGGACAGGCTGACGCTGGGTCTGATGGCGGGTCTGCCGACGATCCTGCACGTCGCCCTGGTGTGGGTGACGGCCCTGGCGTCGATCCTGCTGGCCTTCACCACCTGGGACGGCATCGGCTTCGACTCCATCAAGTGGGTCGGGCTGCACAACTTCACGGAACTGTTCACCAACAACCCGCAGTTCTGGCCCGCCGTCGAGCACAACATCGTCTGGTTCGTGGCGCTCATCCTGATCCCCACACCGCTCGGCCTGTTCCTGGCCGTGCAGCTGGACAAGAACATCCGCTTCAGCCGCGTCTACCAGACGGCGTTCTTCCTGCCCGTCGTGATGTCGCTCGCGGTCATCGGCTTCGTCTGGCAGCTGATCTACAACCCCGACACGGGCCTGATCAACAGCCTCATCGGCGCCAACGAACCCGGCCACTACATCGACTGGATCGGCGACCCCGACCTCAACCTCTGGGCCATCCTGATCGCCGCGTCCTGGCGCCACACCGGCTACATGATGATCCTCTACCTCGCCGGCCTGAAGGGCGTCGACCCCTCCCTGCGCGAGGCCTCCGCCCTGGACGGCGCCAACGAGTGGCAGACGTTCAAGAACGTCATCTTCCCCACCCTGCGCCCGACGAACACGGTCGTCCTGGTCGTCACCATCATCGAGGCCCTGCGCGCCTTCGACCTCGTCTTCGTCTTCAACAAGGGCGCCGAGGGCACCGAGCTGCTCTCCATCCTCGTCACCAACAACATCATCGGAGAATCCAGCCGGATCGGGTACGGCTCGGCCATCGCCGTCGTGCTCCTGGTGATCTCCCTCGCCGTGATCATCCCCTACCTGATCGCGACCTTCCGGAAGGAGCGGCGCGCATGA
- a CDS encoding ABC transporter substrate-binding protein, whose translation MHLTPSGLSVPGTSRRTLLRGIGGAAALGAGVPLLSACGGSGSSAGDSKTVTVGSNASDAVPKKAFAEIYAAFKKQSGLTVDVNTKDHNTFQEQINSYLQGTPDDVFHWFAGYRMQFFAAKGLATSIDDVWDKIGGNFPDAMKKLSQGEDGKSYFVPLYTYPWALFYRKSVFQEKGYEVPTTWDQLIALCKQMQKDKLVPIAFGDKDAWPAMGTFDQLNFRTNGYDFHVELMAGKASWTDAKVRKVFDLWTELLPYHQEGAVGRTWQDAAQTLASKKAGMYLLGTFVGQQFTNKADLDDLDFFAFPEIDPAFGQDTVEAPTDGFMMSKAPKNKAGAVKLMEFLGTPEAEQIYLKADPNVVAASTKADTSSYSPLQKKAYDMISGAKSLTQFMDRDSRPDFTSTVMQPALQKFIRDPKGVDSLLSSIERQKKTIFAS comes from the coding sequence ATGCATCTCACACCTTCCGGTCTCTCCGTCCCCGGCACGAGCCGCCGCACCCTGCTGCGCGGCATAGGCGGGGCCGCGGCACTCGGCGCTGGAGTCCCCCTGCTCAGCGCCTGCGGAGGCAGCGGCAGCAGCGCCGGTGACTCGAAGACCGTCACCGTCGGCTCCAACGCGTCGGACGCGGTGCCGAAGAAGGCGTTCGCCGAGATCTACGCGGCCTTCAAGAAGCAGTCCGGGCTCACGGTCGACGTGAACACCAAGGACCACAACACGTTCCAGGAGCAGATCAACTCCTACCTCCAGGGCACCCCGGACGACGTGTTCCACTGGTTCGCCGGCTACCGGATGCAGTTCTTCGCGGCCAAGGGCCTCGCCACGTCGATCGACGACGTGTGGGACAAGATCGGCGGGAACTTCCCCGACGCGATGAAGAAGCTCAGCCAGGGCGAGGACGGCAAGTCCTACTTCGTGCCGCTGTACACGTACCCCTGGGCGCTCTTCTACCGCAAGAGCGTCTTCCAGGAGAAGGGCTACGAGGTTCCCACCACGTGGGACCAGCTGATCGCCCTGTGCAAGCAGATGCAGAAGGACAAGCTCGTCCCGATCGCCTTCGGTGACAAGGACGCCTGGCCGGCGATGGGCACCTTCGACCAGCTCAACTTCCGCACCAACGGCTACGACTTCCACGTCGAGCTGATGGCGGGCAAGGCGTCGTGGACGGACGCCAAGGTGCGCAAGGTCTTCGACCTGTGGACCGAGCTGTTGCCGTACCACCAGGAGGGCGCCGTCGGCCGCACCTGGCAGGACGCGGCGCAGACCCTGGCGTCGAAGAAGGCGGGCATGTACCTGCTGGGCACCTTCGTGGGCCAGCAGTTCACCAACAAGGCCGACCTGGACGACCTCGACTTCTTCGCCTTCCCGGAGATCGACCCGGCGTTCGGGCAGGACACCGTCGAGGCCCCCACCGACGGCTTCATGATGAGCAAGGCCCCGAAGAACAAGGCCGGCGCCGTCAAGCTCATGGAGTTCCTCGGCACCCCCGAGGCGGAGCAGATCTACCTCAAGGCCGACCCGAACGTGGTGGCCGCCTCCACCAAGGCTGACACCTCCTCGTACTCGCCGCTGCAGAAGAAGGCGTACGACATGATCTCGGGCGCCAAGAGCCTCACCCAGTTCATGGACCGCGACAGCCGCCCCGACTTCACCTCCACGGTGATGCAGCCGGCGCTGCAGAAGTTCATCCGCGACCCCAAGGGCGTCGACAGCCTGCTCTCGTCCATCGAGCGGCAGAAGAAGACGATCTTCGCGTCCTGA
- a CDS encoding sensor histidine kinase, which produces MRWALVKVCLAVTAMVVVAFAVPLGLVVKEMARDRAFSGAEREAAAIAPALSITTDREQLERVVAAAGSDDGMAVHLPADGAGTAPLDLGRGRASDEDIAAVRKLGRASTTEVPGGSTLLQPTALSSGEIAVVEVYVPESEVSNGVATAWAVLAGVGALLIVGSVAVADRLGVRMVRPARRLVESARELGEGQLGARVPEKGPKELRLAAVAFNAMADQVVRLLANERELAADLSHRLRTPLTVLRLNAASLGDGPAAEQTRAAVEQLEREVDTIIRTAREAKPQTAVAGPGAGCDAAEVVRERMAFWSALAEDEGRKWRVAGVERPVRIPVARADLAAALDTLLGNVFRHTGEGTAFAVDVHNGEDAVIVLVSDAGPGIADPEAAMARGRGSGSDGSTGLGLDIVRRLAESTGGDVRIGSSVLGGTEVRIWIQLHGGGATDGRAAGRKGHRGASIRRRKHTGALSALGRPRASS; this is translated from the coding sequence ATGAGGTGGGCGCTGGTCAAGGTGTGCCTGGCGGTGACGGCCATGGTCGTGGTGGCCTTCGCGGTGCCGCTCGGGCTGGTCGTCAAGGAGATGGCGCGGGACCGGGCGTTCTCGGGCGCCGAGCGGGAGGCGGCCGCGATCGCCCCGGCGCTCTCCATCACCACCGACCGGGAGCAGTTGGAGCGGGTCGTCGCCGCGGCCGGGTCGGACGACGGGATGGCGGTGCACCTGCCGGCGGACGGCGCGGGGACCGCCCCGCTCGACCTGGGCCGCGGTCGCGCCTCCGACGAGGACATCGCGGCCGTGCGCAAGCTGGGCCGCGCCTCCACCACCGAGGTGCCGGGCGGGTCGACGCTGCTGCAGCCCACCGCGCTCAGCTCCGGCGAGATAGCGGTCGTCGAGGTGTATGTGCCCGAGTCGGAGGTGAGCAACGGGGTCGCCACGGCGTGGGCGGTGCTCGCGGGGGTGGGCGCGCTGCTGATCGTCGGCTCGGTCGCGGTGGCCGACCGGCTCGGGGTGCGGATGGTCCGCCCGGCGCGGCGGTTGGTCGAGAGCGCGCGGGAACTGGGGGAGGGGCAGCTGGGCGCGCGGGTGCCGGAAAAGGGGCCGAAGGAGCTGCGGCTGGCGGCGGTGGCGTTCAACGCGATGGCGGACCAGGTGGTGCGGTTGCTGGCGAACGAACGGGAGCTGGCGGCGGACCTGTCGCACCGGCTGCGCACACCGCTGACCGTGCTGCGGCTCAACGCGGCCTCCCTCGGCGACGGGCCGGCCGCCGAGCAGACGCGGGCGGCGGTCGAGCAACTGGAGCGGGAGGTCGACACGATCATCCGCACGGCACGGGAGGCGAAGCCGCAGACGGCGGTGGCGGGGCCCGGCGCCGGGTGCGACGCGGCCGAGGTGGTCCGGGAGCGGATGGCGTTCTGGTCGGCGCTCGCCGAGGACGAGGGCCGCAAGTGGCGGGTGGCCGGGGTGGAGCGTCCGGTCCGCATACCCGTGGCCCGGGCCGACCTGGCCGCCGCGCTGGACACCCTGCTCGGCAATGTCTTCCGGCACACGGGGGAGGGCACGGCGTTCGCGGTCGACGTTCACAACGGCGAGGACGCGGTGATCGTTCTCGTCTCCGACGCCGGTCCGGGCATCGCCGATCCCGAGGCGGCGATGGCCCGGGGCCGGGGCTCCGGCAGCGACGGCTCGACCGGTCTGGGCCTCGACATCGTGCGCCGCCTCGCCGAGTCGACCGGCGGCGATGTGCGCATCGGGTCGTCGGTGCTGGGCGGGACCGAGGTGCGGATCTGGATCCAGCTGCACGGCGGCGGCGCGACGGACGGCAGGGCCGCGGGGCGCAAGGGACACCGGGGCGCTTCCATACGCCGGCGCAAACACACCGGGGCCCTCTCCGCCCTCGGGCGGCCGCGCGCGTCGTCGTGA
- a CDS encoding response regulator transcription factor yields the protein MASVLVVEDDQFVRSALIRHLTDAAHTVRSVGTALEALREVAHVRFDVVILDLGLPDLDGSEALKMLRGITDVPVIIATARDDESEIVRLLNAGADDYLTKPFSVEHLAARMAAVLRRSRASGGEAPPSTVIRVGGLAIDPLRRQAELDGVRLDLTRREFDLLAFLAGRPGVVVARKELLAEVWQQSYGDDQTIDVHLSWLRRKLGETAARPRYLHTLRGVGVKLEPPAPGGRR from the coding sequence ATGGCAAGTGTGCTCGTGGTCGAGGACGACCAGTTCGTACGCTCGGCGCTGATCAGGCATCTGACGGACGCCGCCCACACCGTGCGCAGCGTCGGTACGGCGCTGGAGGCGCTGCGCGAGGTCGCGCATGTCCGCTTCGACGTGGTCATCCTCGACCTCGGGCTGCCCGACCTCGACGGCTCGGAGGCACTGAAGATGCTGCGCGGCATCACGGACGTCCCGGTGATCATCGCGACCGCGCGCGACGACGAGTCGGAGATCGTCCGGCTGCTGAACGCGGGCGCGGACGACTACTTGACCAAGCCGTTCTCGGTCGAGCACCTGGCCGCCCGGATGGCGGCCGTGCTGCGCCGCTCCCGCGCCTCGGGCGGCGAGGCGCCACCGTCCACGGTGATCCGGGTCGGCGGCCTCGCGATCGACCCGCTGCGGCGCCAGGCCGAGCTGGACGGCGTCCGACTCGACCTCACCCGGCGCGAGTTCGACCTGCTCGCGTTCCTCGCCGGCCGGCCCGGTGTGGTCGTCGCGCGCAAGGAGCTGCTCGCGGAGGTGTGGCAGCAGTCGTACGGCGACGACCAGACCATCGACGTGCATCTGTCCTGGCTGCGCCGGAAGTTGGGGGAGACTGCGGCGCGACCCCGCTATCTGCACACCCTGCGGGGCGTCGGCGTGAAGCTGGAGCCACCGGCGCCGGGGGGCCGGCGATGA
- a CDS encoding spermidine synthase translates to MGRSKKGRGRRGQDVDAVVEEVDGGLAELLPDRERVRAWTLLVDGAPQSHVDLDDPAYLSFEYQRRLGHVIDLVAPAGRPVHAVHLGGGAFTLARYVAATRPRSTQQVVERDAALVQLVRRELPLDPNARVRVRSTDAREGLAKVPDGWADLVIADVFSAARTPAHLTSTEFLTDVRRVVKPGGCYAANLADGPPLAHLRAQIATAAVVFPELALVADPTVLRGKRFGNAVLVASDQPLPIAELTRRAASDPHPGRVEHGRALTDFTGGAVPVTDAAATASPAPPSSVFR, encoded by the coding sequence ATGGGCAGGTCGAAGAAGGGGCGCGGGCGGCGTGGGCAGGATGTCGACGCCGTGGTCGAGGAGGTCGACGGGGGGCTCGCCGAGCTGCTGCCCGATCGGGAGCGGGTCCGGGCCTGGACGCTGCTGGTCGACGGGGCGCCGCAGTCGCACGTCGATCTCGACGATCCGGCGTATCTGTCCTTCGAGTACCAGCGGCGGCTCGGCCATGTGATCGATCTGGTCGCCCCGGCCGGACGGCCCGTGCACGCCGTGCACCTCGGCGGAGGTGCCTTCACCCTCGCCCGGTACGTCGCCGCCACCCGCCCCCGCTCCACCCAGCAGGTCGTCGAGCGCGACGCGGCTCTCGTGCAACTCGTCCGGCGGGAGCTGCCGTTGGACCCCAACGCGCGCGTACGGGTGCGCTCGACCGATGCGCGCGAGGGGCTCGCGAAGGTGCCCGACGGGTGGGCGGACCTGGTGATCGCGGACGTGTTCAGCGCGGCGCGCACCCCGGCGCACCTGACGTCGACGGAGTTCCTCACGGACGTACGGCGGGTGGTGAAGCCCGGCGGCTGCTACGCCGCCAACCTCGCCGACGGCCCGCCGCTGGCCCATCTGCGCGCCCAGATCGCCACCGCGGCCGTCGTCTTCCCCGAACTCGCGCTGGTCGCCGACCCGACCGTGCTGCGGGGCAAACGATTCGGCAACGCGGTGCTCGTCGCCTCCGACCAACCCCTCCCGATCGCCGAGTTGACCCGCCGCGCCGCCTCCGACCCGCACCCCGGGCGCGTCGAACACGGCCGCGCGCTCACCGACTTCACGGGCGGAGCGGTGCCGGTGACGGACGCGGCGGCGACCGCCTCGCCGGCGCCGCCTTCGTCGGTGTTCCGCTGA
- a CDS encoding histidine phosphatase family protein: protein MAPRILLARHGQTEWSLLGKHTGRTDIPLLEEGRRGAKLLGERLHRAPLDGLPGVDVRTSPLSRARETCDLAGFGDRATEWDTLMEVDYGAYEGLTPAEIQAFRPGWLMWRDGVPEGETLRQLAARADEVVAWARSEDRDVLVFAHGHVLRSIAARWLGLDLDFAARVRLSPTSLSVLGWAYGDPAIESWNDTGHLTS from the coding sequence ATGGCACCGCGCATCCTGCTGGCCCGGCACGGACAGACGGAATGGTCCCTGCTCGGAAAGCACACCGGCAGGACGGACATCCCGCTCCTCGAAGAGGGCCGGCGCGGCGCCAAGCTCCTCGGGGAGCGTCTGCACCGGGCGCCCCTGGACGGGCTGCCCGGTGTCGACGTACGGACGAGTCCCCTCTCCCGCGCGCGTGAGACCTGCGATCTGGCCGGCTTCGGCGACCGCGCCACCGAGTGGGACACGCTCATGGAGGTCGACTACGGGGCGTACGAGGGGCTCACTCCCGCCGAGATCCAGGCCTTCCGGCCGGGTTGGCTGATGTGGCGCGACGGCGTCCCCGAGGGGGAGACCCTGCGGCAGCTCGCCGCGCGCGCGGACGAGGTGGTGGCGTGGGCGCGGAGCGAGGACCGCGATGTGCTGGTCTTCGCCCACGGCCACGTCCTGCGGTCCATAGCCGCCCGCTGGCTGGGCCTGGACCTCGACTTCGCCGCACGCGTCCGCCTCAGCCCGACGTCCCTGTCGGTCCTCGGCTGGGCCTACGGCGACCCGGCGATCGAGTCGTGGAACGACACGGGGCACCTCACGAGCTGA
- a CDS encoding phosphatase PAP2 family protein encodes MPQTEATEAPASRTTGAPVTEGTPGTRLRWWTELPLILLVYGAYSAGRLLARGDTSHAVEHGLAILRIEKAFRLNAEHPLNRLFTREPWIGIPADFWYASLHYLVTPALLVWLFRSHAVRYRAARTWLLTSTFIGLIGFTLLPTCPPRLLDPSHGFVDTMAHYSSWGWWGGEASAPRGLGGMTNQYAAMPSLHVGWALWCGVILWRFAGGSPLVRIAAVAYPLITTIVVMGTANHYFLDAVAGAAVMGAGLLLTPLVLRLADQWRVSLGLGTTAASRFDGGGRRPVEASADRRPVEGSAVVATAASRASLSPIVSGECQTSPGERIPRQRIIEPEPGAAPSEAGDGAAAAAR; translated from the coding sequence ATGCCGCAGACCGAGGCGACCGAGGCACCGGCCAGCAGAACGACCGGCGCACCGGTTACCGAGGGGACGCCTGGCACGCGGCTCCGCTGGTGGACCGAGCTGCCGCTGATCCTGCTGGTGTACGGGGCGTACTCGGCGGGCCGGCTGCTCGCCCGCGGCGACACCTCCCACGCCGTCGAGCACGGGCTGGCGATCCTGCGGATCGAGAAGGCGTTCCGGCTCAACGCCGAGCATCCGCTGAACCGTCTGTTCACGCGTGAACCCTGGATCGGGATACCCGCCGACTTCTGGTACGCGTCGCTGCACTACCTGGTCACCCCCGCGCTCCTGGTCTGGCTCTTCCGGTCGCACGCCGTGCGCTACCGCGCGGCCCGCACCTGGCTGCTGACCTCCACCTTTATCGGCCTCATCGGCTTCACCCTGCTGCCCACCTGCCCGCCCCGGCTGCTCGACCCCTCCCACGGCTTCGTCGACACGATGGCCCACTACAGCTCGTGGGGCTGGTGGGGCGGCGAGGCCAGCGCGCCCCGGGGCCTGGGCGGCATGACCAACCAGTACGCGGCGATGCCGAGCCTGCACGTCGGCTGGGCCCTGTGGTGCGGGGTGATCCTGTGGCGCTTCGCGGGCGGCTCACCGCTCGTGCGGATCGCGGCCGTCGCGTACCCGCTGATCACCACGATCGTCGTGATGGGCACCGCGAACCACTACTTCCTCGACGCGGTGGCGGGCGCCGCCGTGATGGGGGCGGGCCTGCTGCTGACGCCGCTGGTGCTGCGACTCGCGGACCAGTGGCGGGTCTCGCTCGGCCTCGGCACGACGGCCGCGAGCCGGTTCGACGGCGGCGGCCGACGGCCCGTGGAGGCATCCGCCGACCGGCGGCCCGTGGAGGGGTCCGCCGTCGTGGCCACGGCCGCCTCTCGGGCCTCCCTTTCCCCAATTGTCAGTGGTGAGTGCCAGACTTCCCCGGGTGAGCGAATTCCACGGCAGCGGATCATCGAACCCGAGCCGGGTGCCGCCCCCTCGGAAGCAGGGGACGGCGCTGCGGCAGCGGCTCGCTGA